One segment of Micromonospora parathelypteridis DNA contains the following:
- a CDS encoding ABC transporter transmembrane domain-containing protein, giving the protein MTVAEITGGVVLRRALRRQRARVAAGIALLCTHQATEALVPVAIGVVIDRAVATGDVRALLLSLAGLAALFTVLAFAYRAGARLAFAAVEHEAHATRVEIVRSALDPRGHRSGMRDGELLSVTASDAELSALVVRVVGLSAAALTAIVVAAVALLVVDIPLGLGVLIGVPLLVVALQRMAPLLTRRSTSQQEALASTTALAVDLVTGLRVLRGIGAQDHAARRYAGASRHALDVTLRAATTKGLHLGLTTMVNGLFLATVSGVAGWLALQGRLSIGELVAVVGLAQFIAEPVQTLGYCVQLFAMARASSARVARVLGAAPVIEPGAAGPPAPSPCRIALDGVSYAGLDDVNLRVHAGEILGVLAYDPAEAEALVALLGGRVPRADYRGTLSVDGVPADELHIDAVRSVVLVEQHDVALFEGTLRANLSAGTSVDDTVLRAAVRAAAAEDVLAAHPHGFDRLLTERGSNLSGGQRQRIGLARALVADPPVLVLHNPTTAVDAVTEGLLADGLATARGAATRGTVLITTSPALLRVTHRVAVIDRGRVVAEGPHERLLASDARYREETLR; this is encoded by the coding sequence ATGACAGTCGCCGAGATCACCGGTGGCGTGGTGCTCCGTCGCGCGCTGCGTCGACAACGCGCTCGGGTGGCGGCAGGTATCGCGCTGCTCTGCACACACCAGGCCACCGAAGCCCTCGTCCCGGTCGCCATCGGCGTGGTCATCGACCGCGCGGTGGCCACCGGGGACGTCCGTGCCCTGCTGCTCTCGCTGGCCGGCCTGGCCGCCCTGTTCACCGTGCTCGCCTTCGCCTACCGGGCCGGTGCCCGGCTGGCGTTCGCCGCGGTCGAACACGAGGCGCACGCCACGCGGGTCGAGATCGTCCGCAGCGCCCTCGACCCGCGCGGACACCGCTCCGGCATGCGCGACGGGGAACTGCTGTCCGTGACGGCCTCCGACGCCGAGCTGTCCGCGCTCGTCGTACGGGTCGTGGGACTCTCCGCCGCAGCGCTCACCGCCATCGTGGTCGCGGCCGTCGCGTTGCTCGTCGTCGACATCCCCCTCGGCCTCGGAGTGCTTATCGGCGTACCTCTGCTGGTCGTCGCCCTTCAGCGGATGGCGCCGCTGCTCACCCGGCGCAGCACGTCACAGCAGGAGGCCCTCGCGAGCACGACCGCCCTCGCCGTCGACCTCGTCACCGGCCTGCGTGTGCTGCGCGGCATCGGCGCGCAGGACCACGCCGCCCGCCGGTACGCGGGCGCCAGTCGGCACGCGCTCGACGTCACCCTGCGCGCCGCCACCACCAAGGGTTTGCACCTCGGGCTCACCACCATGGTCAACGGCCTCTTCCTCGCGACGGTCTCCGGCGTCGCGGGCTGGCTCGCGCTCCAGGGGCGGCTCAGCATCGGCGAACTCGTCGCCGTGGTCGGGCTGGCCCAGTTCATCGCCGAGCCGGTGCAGACGCTCGGCTACTGCGTCCAACTGTTCGCCATGGCCCGAGCCTCCTCGGCGCGGGTCGCCCGGGTCCTCGGCGCCGCGCCGGTCATCGAGCCGGGTGCCGCCGGGCCGCCCGCCCCGAGCCCGTGCCGGATCGCCCTCGACGGGGTCTCGTACGCGGGCCTCGACGACGTCAACCTGCGCGTCCATGCCGGTGAGATCCTGGGCGTGCTCGCCTACGACCCGGCCGAGGCGGAGGCGCTGGTCGCGCTGCTGGGAGGTCGGGTGCCCCGGGCGGACTACCGGGGGACGCTGTCCGTCGACGGTGTGCCCGCCGACGAGCTGCACATCGACGCCGTACGTTCCGTGGTCCTGGTCGAGCAGCATGACGTGGCGCTCTTCGAGGGGACGCTGCGCGCCAATCTCAGCGCCGGCACGTCCGTCGACGACACGGTCCTGCGTGCCGCCGTGCGGGCTGCCGCAGCCGAGGACGTGCTCGCCGCGCACCCGCACGGATTCGACCGCCTGCTCACCGAACGCGGGTCCAACCTGTCCGGTGGGCAGCGGCAGCGGATCGGGCTGGCGAGGGCGCTCGTCGCCGACCCGCCGGTGCTGGTGCTGCACAACCCCACCACGGCGGTCGACGCGGTGACCGAGGGCCTGCTCGCCGACGGGCTGGCCACGGCTCGCGGGGCGGCGACCCGCGGCACGGTGCTGATCACCACCAGCCCGGCGTTGCTGCGGGTCACGCACCGGGTCGCGGTGATCGACCGGGGACGGGTGGTCGCCGAGGGTCCGCACGAGCGGTTGCTCGCCAGCGACGCCCGCTACCGCGAGGAGACCCTGCGATGA
- a CDS encoding ATP-binding protein has product MFNRVAIVNRGEAAMRLIHAVRELAAETGTQIETVALYTDVDRTATFVREADIAYDLGPASARPYLNLAVLERALTETGADAAWVGWGFVAEDPAFAELCEKIGVTFVGPSADAMRQLGDKIGSKLIAEKVGVPVAPWSRGAVETLDAAAAAAAEIGYPLMLKATAGGGGRGIRVIRSEAELVDAYERTSQEAARAFGSGIVFLERLVTGARHVEVQVIADGQGTAWALGVRDCSVQRRNQKVIEESASPVLSPAQAAELKTSAERLAVAVGYRGAATVEFLYHPGDRLFAFLEVNTRLQVEHPITELTTGFDLVKAQLHVASGGRLEGAPPTERGHAIEARLNAEDPDRDFAPSPGRIARLDLPSGPGIRVDTGVSEGDTIPADFDSMIAKIIAYGRDRDEALGKLRRAMANTTVIIEGGATNKSFVLDLLDQPEVIDASADTGWIDRVRAEGRLVTHRHSAVALAAAAIEAYEEEERVERQRLLSTASGGRPQVQHASGRPLDLKLRGVSYRTRVARVGAHRFRVGIETGAVVRTADVDLDRFDRHTGQIVVNGIRYRLLTGTYGPTHLVEVDGVTHRVSRDEGGVLRSPMPALVVATPLEVGAEVEAGAPVLVLEAMKMETVLRAPFKARLKECAVSVGSQVEAGAPLLRLEPLADEAEETTDDPTVETVELDLPTATENVPAYERSQRGLEDLRGLLLGFDVDPHDDRRVLDGYLTARPAAADAGSRPLAAELDLIEVFADLAELSRNRPTGEDGGASHVHSAREYFHTYLQSLDVERAGLPDAFQTRLAKALGHYGVTDLERSPALEGAVFRIFLAQQRASADATVIATLLRAWLRETPPDDTLREPVGLALERLIAATQVRFPAVADLARGVVFAWFAQPLLRRNRARVYAEVRGHLRHLDAHPDAADRAERIAEMVRSTEPLVRLLGQRLVRDHLDNAVMLEVLTRRYYGNKALTGVRAHEVAGCTFVVAERADSSVVSAAVSFDALGSALRGLAELAGGEDSVDADIYLGWENQPEDFDAMAAALAEVVAAHPLPPQVRRVTATVAGRGGAVMHHHFTFRPSGDGMTEDRLIRGLHPYIAQRMQLERLHKFDLTRLPSADEEVYLFQCVARDNRADERLVAFAQVRDLTELREQDGRLVALPTTEDAVAACLDSIRRAQSRRPSKTRFNTNRIVVYVWPPSELTREEMETIAGRVRPTTAGAGLEEILFIARQRDRRTGELTKIAVRISFDAAGGAELTVGEPPVEPLEPLDEYRLKVLRASSRNTVYPYELTGRLGDFVEHDLDDDPAVQDGRRSSSPKTGSDSAPSLVPVDRPKGRNSAAIVAGVVTTPTERHPQGVTRVVLLGDPTKALGALSEPECRRVIAALDLAERMNVPLEWWALSAGARISMTTGTENMDWVAAALKRIVEFTQAGGEINIVVAGINVGAQPYWNAEATMLMHTKGILVMTPDSAMVLTGKQSLDFSGGVSAEDNFGIGGYDRVMGPNGQAQYWAPNLTAARDVVMSHYDHTYVAPGEDAPRRAATTDPADRDISDFPHDVAGSAFSTVGEIFSAESNPDRKKPFDIRTVMRALSDQDHPVLERWAGMADADTAVVQDIHLGGIPVCLLGIESRSVPRHGFPPTDGPDTYTAGTLFPRSSKKAARAINVASGNRPLVVLANLSGFDGSPESMRKLQLEYGAEIGRAIVNFRGPIVFCVISRYHGGAFVVFSKALNPNMTVLALEGSFASVLGGAPAAAVVFSADVNARTAADPRVRDLEARVAAATGTARAGLTAELDELRSSVRAEKLGEVAAEFDRVHNIHRAVEVGSVDAVIQAAELRPRIIDAIEARLG; this is encoded by the coding sequence GTGTTCAACCGTGTCGCCATCGTCAACCGTGGTGAAGCCGCCATGCGGCTCATCCACGCGGTCCGCGAGTTGGCCGCGGAGACCGGCACGCAGATCGAAACCGTCGCTCTTTACACCGACGTCGACCGTACCGCCACCTTCGTCCGCGAAGCGGACATCGCCTACGATCTCGGTCCGGCGTCCGCCCGCCCGTACCTCAATCTGGCGGTGCTGGAGCGCGCCCTGACCGAGACCGGGGCCGACGCGGCGTGGGTCGGCTGGGGTTTCGTCGCCGAGGATCCGGCGTTCGCCGAGCTGTGCGAGAAGATCGGCGTCACGTTCGTCGGGCCCAGCGCCGACGCCATGCGCCAGCTCGGCGACAAGATCGGCTCGAAGCTGATCGCCGAGAAGGTCGGCGTGCCGGTCGCGCCGTGGAGCCGCGGCGCCGTCGAAACGCTGGACGCCGCGGCGGCCGCGGCGGCCGAGATCGGCTACCCGCTGATGCTGAAGGCGACCGCCGGCGGCGGCGGACGCGGCATCCGCGTGATCAGAAGCGAGGCCGAGCTGGTCGACGCGTACGAGCGCACCAGCCAGGAGGCGGCCCGGGCGTTCGGCAGCGGCATCGTGTTCCTGGAGCGCCTGGTCACCGGCGCCCGGCACGTCGAGGTCCAGGTCATCGCCGACGGGCAGGGCACCGCGTGGGCGCTCGGCGTCCGCGACTGCTCGGTGCAGCGACGCAACCAGAAGGTCATCGAGGAGTCGGCGTCGCCGGTGCTGAGCCCCGCGCAGGCCGCCGAGCTCAAGACGTCGGCCGAGCGGCTGGCCGTGGCGGTGGGCTACCGCGGTGCCGCGACCGTCGAGTTCCTGTACCACCCCGGCGACCGCCTGTTCGCGTTCCTCGAGGTCAACACCCGCCTGCAGGTCGAGCACCCGATCACCGAGTTGACCACCGGGTTCGACCTGGTCAAGGCACAACTGCACGTCGCCTCGGGTGGGCGGCTCGAGGGTGCGCCGCCGACCGAGCGCGGGCACGCCATCGAGGCGCGACTGAACGCCGAGGATCCCGACCGCGACTTCGCGCCGTCGCCGGGCCGCATCGCGCGACTGGACCTGCCCAGCGGCCCGGGCATCCGGGTGGACACCGGCGTCAGCGAGGGCGACACCATCCCGGCCGACTTCGACTCGATGATCGCGAAGATCATCGCGTACGGCCGCGATCGCGACGAGGCGCTCGGCAAGCTGCGCCGGGCGATGGCGAACACCACGGTGATCATCGAGGGCGGCGCGACGAACAAGAGCTTCGTGCTCGACCTGCTCGACCAGCCCGAGGTGATCGACGCCAGCGCGGACACCGGCTGGATCGACCGTGTCCGCGCTGAGGGCCGGCTCGTCACGCACCGCCACTCCGCGGTCGCGCTGGCCGCCGCCGCCATCGAGGCGTACGAGGAGGAGGAGCGCGTCGAGCGGCAGCGGTTGCTGTCGACGGCGTCCGGCGGGCGCCCGCAGGTGCAGCACGCCAGCGGCCGACCGTTGGACCTCAAGCTGCGCGGTGTCAGCTACCGCACGCGTGTCGCGCGGGTCGGCGCACACCGGTTCCGCGTCGGCATCGAGACGGGTGCCGTCGTCCGCACCGCCGACGTCGACCTCGACCGCTTCGATCGGCACACCGGTCAGATCGTCGTCAACGGCATCCGGTACCGCCTGCTCACCGGCACCTACGGGCCGACGCACCTGGTCGAGGTGGACGGCGTGACCCACCGGGTCAGCCGCGACGAGGGTGGCGTCCTGCGCTCCCCGATGCCCGCGCTGGTCGTCGCCACGCCGCTGGAGGTCGGGGCGGAGGTCGAGGCGGGCGCACCGGTGCTGGTGCTCGAAGCGATGAAGATGGAGACGGTGCTGCGGGCGCCGTTCAAGGCGCGGCTGAAGGAGTGCGCCGTCTCCGTGGGCAGCCAGGTCGAGGCGGGTGCGCCGCTGCTGCGCCTGGAGCCGCTCGCCGACGAGGCCGAGGAGACCACGGACGACCCGACCGTCGAGACCGTCGAACTGGACCTGCCCACCGCCACCGAGAACGTTCCGGCGTACGAGCGCAGCCAGCGCGGTCTGGAGGACCTGCGCGGTCTGCTGCTCGGCTTCGACGTCGACCCGCACGACGACCGTCGGGTGCTCGACGGCTACCTGACCGCCCGGCCGGCTGCCGCCGACGCCGGTTCCCGGCCACTGGCCGCGGAGCTCGACCTCATCGAGGTGTTCGCCGACCTCGCCGAGTTGAGTCGCAACCGGCCGACCGGCGAGGACGGCGGCGCCTCGCACGTCCACAGCGCCCGGGAGTACTTCCACACCTACCTGCAGAGCCTCGACGTCGAGCGGGCCGGGCTGCCGGATGCCTTCCAAACCAGGCTCGCCAAGGCGCTCGGCCACTACGGCGTCACCGACCTGGAGCGCTCCCCCGCCCTCGAAGGCGCCGTCTTCCGGATCTTCCTCGCCCAGCAACGCGCGTCCGCCGACGCCACGGTCATCGCGACGCTGCTGCGCGCCTGGCTGCGGGAAACCCCGCCGGACGACACGCTCCGCGAGCCCGTCGGCCTCGCGCTGGAGCGGCTGATCGCCGCCACGCAGGTCCGCTTCCCCGCAGTCGCGGACCTCGCCCGGGGCGTGGTGTTCGCCTGGTTCGCCCAGCCGCTGCTGCGTCGCAACCGCGCCCGCGTCTACGCCGAGGTCCGTGGGCACCTGCGGCACCTCGACGCCCACCCGGACGCGGCCGACCGCGCCGAGCGCATCGCCGAGATGGTACGCAGCACCGAACCACTGGTCCGGCTGCTCGGCCAGCGGCTCGTCCGCGACCACCTCGACAACGCGGTCATGCTGGAGGTGCTGACCCGGCGTTACTACGGCAACAAGGCGCTCACCGGGGTGCGCGCCCACGAGGTCGCGGGCTGCACGTTCGTGGTCGCCGAGCGCGCCGACTCCAGCGTCGTCTCCGCCGCCGTGAGCTTCGACGCGCTGGGCAGCGCACTGCGTGGCCTGGCCGAGCTGGCCGGCGGAGAGGACTCCGTCGACGCCGACATCTACCTCGGCTGGGAGAACCAGCCGGAGGACTTCGACGCGATGGCCGCCGCGCTGGCCGAGGTCGTCGCCGCGCACCCGCTGCCGCCCCAGGTCCGTCGGGTCACCGCCACCGTCGCGGGTCGCGGCGGCGCGGTCATGCACCACCACTTCACCTTCCGCCCGTCGGGCGACGGGATGACCGAGGACCGGCTGATCCGCGGTCTGCACCCGTACATCGCGCAGCGGATGCAGTTGGAGCGGCTGCACAAGTTCGACCTGACCCGGCTGCCGTCGGCGGACGAGGAGGTCTACCTCTTCCAGTGCGTGGCGCGGGACAACCGGGCGGACGAGCGCCTCGTCGCGTTCGCACAGGTGCGTGACCTGACCGAGCTTCGCGAGCAGGACGGCCGCCTGGTGGCGCTGCCGACGACCGAGGACGCCGTCGCCGCCTGCCTCGACTCGATCCGCCGCGCCCAGTCGCGGCGACCGTCGAAGACGCGCTTCAACACCAACCGGATCGTGGTCTACGTCTGGCCGCCGAGCGAGCTCACACGCGAGGAGATGGAGACGATCGCCGGGCGCGTCCGCCCGACGACCGCCGGCGCCGGGCTCGAGGAGATCCTGTTCATCGCGCGCCAGCGCGACCGCCGGACCGGCGAGCTGACCAAGATCGCCGTACGGATCTCGTTCGACGCCGCGGGCGGCGCCGAACTGACCGTCGGTGAGCCGCCGGTCGAGCCGCTCGAACCGCTCGACGAGTACCGCCTCAAGGTGCTGCGGGCGAGCAGCCGCAACACCGTGTACCCGTACGAGCTGACCGGCCGGCTCGGTGACTTCGTCGAGCACGACCTCGACGACGACCCCGCCGTGCAGGATGGACGGCGCTCGTCTTCGCCCAAGACCGGCTCCGACTCCGCTCCGTCGCTAGTACCGGTGGATCGGCCGAAGGGGCGCAACAGCGCCGCGATCGTCGCCGGCGTGGTCACCACTCCGACCGAGCGGCACCCGCAGGGTGTCACCCGGGTGGTGCTGCTCGGTGACCCGACGAAGGCGTTGGGCGCCCTGTCGGAGCCCGAGTGCCGGCGCGTGATCGCCGCCCTGGACCTCGCGGAGCGGATGAACGTGCCGCTGGAGTGGTGGGCGCTGTCCGCCGGCGCCCGAATCTCCATGACCACCGGTACGGAGAACATGGACTGGGTGGCCGCGGCGCTGAAGCGGATCGTCGAGTTCACCCAGGCCGGCGGTGAGATCAACATCGTCGTCGCGGGCATCAACGTCGGCGCGCAGCCGTACTGGAACGCCGAGGCGACGATGCTCATGCACACCAAGGGCATCCTGGTGATGACGCCCGACTCGGCGATGGTGCTCACCGGCAAGCAGTCGCTCGACTTCTCCGGTGGCGTGTCCGCCGAGGACAACTTCGGCATCGGCGGCTACGACCGGGTGATGGGGCCGAACGGGCAGGCGCAGTACTGGGCGCCGAACCTGACGGCCGCGCGGGACGTGGTGATGTCGCACTACGACCACACCTACGTCGCACCCGGCGAGGACGCGCCACGGCGGGCGGCCACCACCGACCCCGCGGACCGCGACATCTCCGACTTCCCGCACGACGTCGCCGGCAGCGCCTTCAGCACCGTCGGGGAGATCTTCTCCGCCGAGTCCAACCCGGACCGCAAGAAGCCGTTCGACATCCGTACGGTGATGCGGGCCCTCTCCGACCAGGACCACCCGGTGCTGGAGCGCTGGGCGGGCATGGCGGACGCGGACACCGCGGTCGTGCAGGACATCCACCTCGGCGGCATCCCGGTCTGCCTGCTCGGCATCGAGTCCCGGTCGGTGCCCCGGCACGGCTTCCCGCCCACCGACGGCCCGGACACCTACACCGCCGGCACGTTGTTCCCGCGCTCGTCGAAGAAGGCCGCACGGGCGATCAACGTGGCGAGTGGCAACCGCCCTCTCGTCGTGCTGGCGAACCTGTCCGGCTTCGACGGCTCACCGGAGTCGATGCGCAAACTGCAACTGGAGTACGGCGCCGAGATCGGCCGGGCGATCGTCAACTTCCGGGGCCCGATCGTCTTCTGCGTGATCTCGCGTTACCACGGCGGCGCGTTCGTGGTGTTCTCGAAGGCACTGAACCCGAACATGACAGTGCTCGCGCTGGAGGGCTCGTTCGCCTCGGTGCTCGGTGGCGCCCCCGCCGCCGCGGTGGTGTTCTCCGCCGACGTCAACGCCCGCACGGCGGCCGACCCGCGGGTGCGGGACCTGGAGGCCCGCGTCGCGGCTGCGACCGGCACCGCCCGGGCCGGGTTGACCGCGGAACTCGACGAGCTGCGCTCGTCGGTACGCGCGGAGAAGCTCGGCGAGGTGGCCGCGGAGTTCGACCGGGTGCACAACATCCACCGCGCGGTCGAGGTCGGCTCGGTCGACGCCGTCATCCAGGCCGCCGAACTGCGTCCGCGCATCATCGACGCCATCGAGGCCCGCCTGGGATAA
- a CDS encoding sigma-70 family RNA polymerase sigma factor, which yields MRNAVVDDDQVTRWAQEAGQGDRQAATAFVGALQAQVWRFLSHLVGPGEADDLTQETFLRAFRNLPGFAGRSSARTWVFTIARRVAVDHVRTAVARPRPATVPDWQAAAEAAGAITAGADEGVTLQQLIAGLTRERREAFVATQVLGLSYAEAADLCQCPVGTIRSRVARAREDLVAAWQADTGPSHGRRTG from the coding sequence GTGCGAAACGCCGTCGTTGACGACGACCAGGTGACCCGGTGGGCGCAGGAGGCAGGCCAGGGTGACCGGCAGGCCGCCACGGCGTTCGTCGGGGCCCTGCAGGCTCAGGTCTGGCGGTTCCTGTCGCACCTGGTTGGTCCGGGTGAGGCCGACGACCTGACCCAGGAGACGTTCCTGCGGGCATTTCGCAACCTGCCCGGATTCGCCGGTCGCTCGTCGGCCCGGACGTGGGTGTTCACGATCGCCCGGCGCGTCGCCGTGGATCACGTCCGGACGGCGGTTGCCCGACCCAGGCCGGCAACGGTGCCGGACTGGCAGGCGGCGGCCGAGGCTGCCGGCGCGATCACGGCTGGCGCCGACGAGGGAGTGACCCTGCAGCAGTTGATCGCCGGCCTCACCAGGGAGCGGCGCGAGGCGTTCGTCGCCACCCAGGTGCTCGGCCTGTCCTACGCCGAGGCCGCGGACCTCTGCCAGTGCCCCGTCGGCACGATCCGCTCCCGTGTCGCCCGGGCTCGCGAGGATCTCGTCGCGGCCTGGCAGGCCGACACCGGCCCGAGCCATGGGCGACGAACCGGCTGA
- a CDS encoding ABC transporter ATP-binding protein has protein sequence MTDESITRHLLPTASGRQTWAALRTELAQLPGLSVVAGTLLVAAAATGLVAPWVLGRLVDDVIAGTDTPRIVAWAGVIAGAAVLAGLLTAVGAAVAARLGETVLARLRERVLDRALHLPSATLERAGTGDLVARAGDDVAVVTNVIATSGPAFLGALLSVVLTAAGLFALDWRLGIAGLAAAPAYAVALRWYLKRSVPYYARERVATGERAQATAEALRGAATVRAFRMEDAHVARIADRSGVARDLSLEIFGLFTRFGLRINRSEFVGLAAVLLAGFLLVRGDLATVGAATTAALYFHRLFNPIGLLLFESDSVLQAGASLARLVGVTTLPDTATPADPEPARHDRADPAALEVTVAQHRYDDGPVVLRDIALRLAPGERVALVGASGAGKSTLAGIIAGIIAPTDGAVTLRGVPLAQLGEHRLRREIALISQEVHVFAGPLADDLRLANPDATDAELAAALDLVGATEWLRTLPDGLATEVGEGGRQLTSAQAQQLALARLVLADPAVAVLDEATAEAGSAGARDLDRAAVAATEGRTTLIVAHRLSQAATADRIVVLDQGRVAEHGTHAELLRAGGGYSQLWRSWSMPGTVVPQGRDSAEQVQDQTVPG, from the coding sequence ATGACCGACGAGTCGATCACTCGGCACCTGCTGCCGACGGCCAGCGGCCGGCAGACCTGGGCCGCCCTCCGTACCGAACTGGCACAGCTGCCGGGGCTCAGCGTCGTCGCCGGCACGTTGCTGGTCGCCGCGGCCGCGACCGGGCTCGTCGCCCCGTGGGTGCTCGGTCGCCTCGTCGACGACGTCATCGCCGGGACCGACACGCCGCGGATCGTGGCCTGGGCGGGCGTGATCGCGGGCGCCGCGGTGCTCGCGGGACTCCTCACCGCGGTCGGAGCCGCGGTCGCCGCACGCCTCGGCGAGACCGTGCTGGCCCGACTCCGGGAGCGGGTCCTCGACCGTGCTCTGCACCTGCCGTCGGCCACCCTGGAACGCGCCGGGACCGGGGACCTGGTGGCACGCGCCGGTGACGACGTTGCCGTGGTGACGAATGTGATCGCCACCAGCGGCCCGGCCTTCCTCGGCGCGCTGCTGTCCGTCGTGCTGACCGCGGCGGGGCTCTTCGCCCTCGACTGGCGGCTCGGCATCGCCGGGTTGGCCGCGGCCCCGGCGTACGCGGTGGCGCTGCGCTGGTACCTCAAGCGGTCGGTGCCGTACTACGCCCGCGAGCGGGTGGCGACCGGTGAGCGCGCGCAGGCGACGGCCGAGGCGCTGCGCGGCGCGGCGACCGTGCGCGCCTTCCGGATGGAGGACGCCCACGTCGCGCGGATCGCGGATCGCTCCGGCGTCGCCCGCGACCTGTCGCTGGAGATCTTCGGTCTCTTCACGCGGTTCGGGCTGCGCATCAACCGCTCGGAGTTCGTGGGGCTCGCCGCCGTGCTGCTCGCCGGCTTCCTGCTGGTCCGTGGCGACCTGGCCACCGTCGGAGCCGCCACCACTGCCGCGCTCTACTTCCACCGCCTCTTCAACCCCATCGGCCTGCTGCTGTTCGAGTCGGACTCCGTGTTGCAGGCCGGGGCCAGCCTCGCCCGACTCGTCGGGGTCACCACGCTGCCGGACACCGCAACCCCGGCCGACCCCGAGCCCGCCCGCCACGATCGGGCCGATCCCGCGGCGCTGGAGGTGACCGTCGCGCAGCACCGCTACGACGACGGCCCCGTCGTGCTGCGCGACATCGCCCTCCGTCTCGCACCCGGGGAGCGCGTCGCCCTCGTCGGCGCGAGCGGCGCGGGCAAGAGCACGCTCGCCGGCATCATCGCCGGCATCATCGCGCCCACCGACGGCGCGGTGACACTGCGCGGGGTGCCGCTGGCCCAGCTCGGCGAGCACCGCCTCCGTCGCGAGATCGCCCTGATCAGCCAGGAGGTGCACGTCTTCGCCGGGCCACTCGCCGACGACCTGCGCCTCGCCAACCCGGACGCCACCGACGCCGAGCTGGCAGCCGCCCTCGACCTCGTCGGCGCCACCGAGTGGCTGCGTACCCTGCCGGACGGTCTCGCCACCGAGGTGGGCGAGGGCGGGCGGCAGCTCACCTCGGCCCAGGCCCAGCAGCTCGCGCTGGCCCGCCTCGTCCTCGCCGATCCCGCCGTCGCGGTCCTCGACGAGGCCACCGCGGAGGCGGGCAGCGCGGGCGCGCGCGACCTCGACCGCGCCGCCGTGGCCGCCACCGAGGGGCGTACCACGCTGATCGTCGCCCACCGACTCAGCCAGGCGGCCACCGCGGACCGCATCGTCGTCCTGGACCAGGGGCGCGTCGCCGAGCACGGCACACACGCCGAGTTGCTCAGGGCCGGGGGCGGGTACAGCCAGCTGTGGCGTTCCTGGAGCATGCCCGGCACCGTCGTGCCGCAGGGACGCGACAGCGCCGAGCAGGTCCAGGACCAGACCGTCCCAGGCTGA
- a CDS encoding threonine aldolase family protein, giving the protein MTVQRSLFLHSDLRRRPYDILRSMLAQVDPETPPHGPDGPVAVLERRVASLLGKDEALFFPSGTMAQQVALRIHADRRGRRAFAAHPQCHLEVWEQQGYAVVHGLRFQAVGDRHRLMTLADLAAVAEPLAAVVWELPQRDIGGQLPEWDDLVPQTVAARERGAGRHLDGARLWEAQTYYRRPFAEIAALFDTVYVSFYKGLQGVGGAALAGDASLVAEARVWRRRLGGDVYDAWPLALTALHGLDTLLPRLPAHRDHAVAIAAAINADGVARAFPDPPQTPLFHVHLPVGPDAAMRAADALLAADGVELFGRVRSAPAPDRCSFEVSVGENAMELAPDEVVTLIHELLRHAA; this is encoded by the coding sequence ATGACCGTGCAGCGTTCCCTGTTCCTGCACTCGGATCTGCGCCGTCGGCCGTACGACATACTGCGGTCGATGCTGGCGCAGGTCGATCCCGAAACGCCACCGCACGGGCCGGACGGGCCGGTGGCTGTCCTGGAACGGCGCGTGGCCTCCCTGCTCGGCAAGGACGAAGCCCTGTTCTTTCCGTCCGGGACGATGGCGCAGCAGGTGGCACTGCGCATCCACGCCGACCGGCGCGGCAGGCGGGCCTTCGCCGCGCATCCGCAGTGTCACCTGGAGGTCTGGGAGCAGCAGGGGTACGCCGTCGTGCACGGGCTGCGCTTCCAGGCCGTCGGCGACCGCCACCGGTTGATGACCCTGGCCGACCTCGCCGCCGTCGCCGAACCGCTCGCGGCGGTGGTCTGGGAGCTGCCGCAACGTGACATTGGTGGTCAGTTGCCGGAGTGGGACGACCTTGTGCCGCAGACCGTGGCGGCGCGTGAGCGCGGTGCGGGGCGGCACCTCGACGGCGCGCGCCTGTGGGAGGCGCAGACGTACTACCGGCGGCCGTTCGCCGAGATCGCCGCGCTGTTCGACACCGTGTACGTCTCGTTCTACAAGGGTTTGCAGGGCGTCGGCGGTGCCGCGCTCGCCGGGGACGCCAGCCTCGTGGCCGAGGCCCGGGTGTGGCGTCGCCGGCTCGGCGGCGACGTCTACGACGCCTGGCCGTTGGCGCTCACCGCACTGCACGGCCTGGACACCCTGCTGCCTCGGCTGCCGGCGCACCGGGACCATGCGGTGGCGATCGCGGCGGCCATCAACGCCGACGGCGTGGCCCGCGCGTTCCCGGATCCACCGCAGACGCCTCTGTTCCACGTCCACCTTCCCGTCGGTCCGGACGCCGCGATGCGGGCCGCCGATGCCCTGCTCGCCGCCGACGGGGTGGAACTGTTCGGCCGCGTACGGTCGGCGCCGGCGCCGGACCGGTGCTCGTTCGAGGTCAGCGTCGGTGAGAACGCCATGGAGCTCGCCCCGGACGAGGTCGTCACGCTCATCCACGAGCTGCTCCGACACGCCGCTTGA